The Pirellulales bacterium genome has a segment encoding these proteins:
- a CDS encoding mandelate racemase/muconate lactonizing enzyme family protein encodes MKITKVDCHVLLIPNFDPLANSSAQDDLVVEIHTDEGVTGIGETDTNPWVARECIRTRGTHCMGLGLEEMLVGANPFDIEGLWKKMYSGSKMTGRRGAVICAIGAIDMALWDLRGKAAGQPVYRLLGGSNDRPIVPYASLLPTGRSVEQQCQSLVEKVCVARTMGFRAAKLEVCINGPYSHQGLQADDESMVDIVGACRQAVGPNFTLMVDVAYCWPSARHALSVIEKLAAYDLFFVETPIDIDDLEGYAFLHQHSPVKIAAGEWQNTHWEFLDLADRGMLDVLQPDIGRVGGFSEARKVCQIAEQRNRIIVPHCWKSAIGIAASAHMAAASSACRYIEFLPSELSESPLRRELVLDELQIVNGAIQLPEKPGLGIELNRDALARFAEGSPTKIVDGIPAPQFARIRAGRNDGARLEYSAES; translated from the coding sequence ATGAAAATCACGAAGGTTGATTGCCACGTATTGTTGATTCCGAATTTCGACCCACTGGCCAATTCGTCGGCGCAGGACGATTTGGTGGTCGAGATTCACACCGATGAAGGGGTCACCGGAATTGGCGAAACCGACACAAACCCCTGGGTCGCCCGCGAGTGCATTCGCACGCGCGGAACGCATTGCATGGGATTGGGACTGGAAGAAATGCTCGTCGGCGCCAATCCCTTCGATATCGAGGGGCTGTGGAAAAAAATGTATAGTGGGTCGAAAATGACCGGCCGCCGGGGGGCGGTGATTTGCGCGATCGGGGCCATCGATATGGCCCTGTGGGATTTGCGCGGCAAAGCCGCCGGGCAACCGGTGTATCGATTGCTCGGCGGCTCGAACGATCGGCCGATTGTCCCCTACGCGTCGCTGCTCCCCACGGGGCGCAGCGTCGAGCAGCAATGTCAGTCGCTCGTGGAAAAAGTTTGCGTCGCGCGGACGATGGGTTTCCGGGCCGCGAAGCTGGAAGTTTGCATTAATGGCCCGTACAGCCACCAGGGCTTGCAGGCCGACGACGAGTCGATGGTCGACATCGTGGGCGCATGCCGCCAAGCCGTCGGGCCAAATTTTACGTTGATGGTCGATGTGGCATACTGCTGGCCGAGCGCGCGGCATGCGCTGTCGGTCATTGAAAAGCTCGCGGCCTATGACCTGTTTTTTGTCGAAACCCCGATCGATATCGATGATTTGGAGGGCTATGCGTTCTTGCACCAGCATTCACCGGTAAAAATCGCCGCCGGCGAATGGCAGAATACGCATTGGGAGTTTCTCGATCTGGCGGATCGTGGCATGCTCGATGTGCTGCAACCCGACATCGGCCGCGTGGGCGGCTTCAGCGAGGCGCGCAAAGTGTGCCAAATCGCGGAACAGCGCAACCGCATCATCGTGCCCCATTGCTGGAAATCCGCGATTGGCATCGCCGCCAGCGCGCACATGGCCGCGGCCAGCTCCGCCTGCCGATATATCGAATTTTTGCCGTCGGAACTTTCAGAATCGCCCCTACGCCGCGAATTGGTGCTGGACGAATTGCAGATCGTCAATGGAGCCATTCAATTGCCCGAGAAACCAGGATTGGGCATCGAACTGAACCGCGATGCATTGGCGCGGTTTGCCGAAGGGAGTCCGACAAAGATCGTGGATGGCATACCCGCTCCGCAATTTGCCCGCATTCGGGCTGGACGCAACGACGGCGCGCGGCTGGAATACTCCGCCGAATCGTAA
- a CDS encoding c-type cytochrome: protein MKLPEFINANVKSMHHVLKSLLFASLTATCAWCFADAPLQTFAKPLAPDEALKHFHLPPGLKIELVAAEPEVVDPVAAAFDEDGRLWVVEMGDYPNGPTPGLPPQSRIKRLQDRDGDGRYETSQVFADGLLFCNGLQLWRGGAIATLSGEVAYFHDGDGNGRADSPETWFQGFREENPQLRANHPTLALDHQVYVANGLRDGDIIAAREAWRHEAKPLSLSGMDFRFDPRTGQYDTVNGFGQFGLSFDDFGNRFICSNRNPCMQVVLENRYIRRNPRLALSSVVHDVSPPAENSRLFPLTRAWTTSNLHARQFTAACGVTIYRGDALPAEYRGNSFTCDPTANLVHRDVLELHEVVFDAKPNSSQADFLASSDEWFRPVDLTHGPDGALYVIDMYRAVIEHPGYMPDELKNRPENTWGNDRGRIYRIVAADHGPIQPNRLLPKLSSASQDELIALLEHPSSWHHETAARLLLERNDPSMCDKLQLMVSQGKSPHARLHALWLMQGLDRLTPELVRAALEDCDPWVRSHAVRLAEPWLNAHADLRRRVLALAHDDAAQVRFQVALSLGEILPQAQTAEAAATLAEIAIRDADNSWIRTAVATSIAESAPAVLQIVLQRAVEPDCLSRPGFSDLVLELSRLVGANQNIGEIGSAITTLEPFLKSAADTDAFLAARRDLVFKCLIGLGQGADRRGKSLAVYLPQLSDRQQQLLREVFATAAKAARNVQLDSSRRKLAIQALRYATFPIAGKLLPSLIADDRDQTIRILAIETLGAFDDPSIGPTLLAGFVHETQATRRAILNAMLEQPQRIRRLLDELEAEGITPADLQPDQWQRLATQSDEELRHRSERLHAAATPMDRQPVIDQYRRVLTMPADSERGKQVFVKNCATCHRVAELGVNVGPDISDSRTRLAEQFLVDILDPNRAIDNRYFSYSLSLTSGQIVTGIIAAETASSVTLREPDDKTRTVLREDIDTFHSNGISLMPTGLEQAISLEQMADLISFLKNWRYLEKQTAAAPATN from the coding sequence ATGAAGTTACCTGAATTTATCAACGCCAACGTCAAAAGTATGCATCACGTCCTCAAATCACTACTATTTGCATCCCTGACGGCCACGTGCGCTTGGTGCTTTGCCGATGCTCCATTGCAAACTTTTGCAAAACCTCTTGCACCCGACGAAGCGCTGAAGCACTTTCACCTTCCTCCGGGTCTCAAAATCGAACTGGTTGCCGCGGAACCGGAAGTTGTCGATCCGGTTGCCGCAGCGTTCGATGAAGATGGTCGGCTGTGGGTCGTCGAGATGGGTGATTACCCGAATGGGCCGACCCCAGGACTTCCGCCGCAGTCTCGCATCAAACGACTCCAAGATCGCGATGGCGACGGCCGCTACGAGACTTCGCAGGTGTTCGCGGATGGCTTGTTGTTTTGCAACGGACTGCAACTTTGGCGTGGGGGAGCCATTGCTACGTTGTCGGGCGAGGTGGCCTATTTTCACGACGGTGATGGGAATGGGCGTGCCGACTCGCCCGAAACGTGGTTCCAAGGATTTAGGGAAGAGAATCCGCAATTGCGCGCCAACCATCCGACGTTGGCTCTCGATCATCAGGTGTACGTGGCCAATGGATTGCGCGACGGCGATATCATCGCGGCGCGGGAAGCGTGGCGCCACGAGGCCAAGCCGCTTTCGCTCAGCGGCATGGATTTTCGATTCGACCCACGCACCGGACAGTACGACACGGTGAATGGCTTTGGGCAGTTCGGCCTGAGTTTCGATGATTTCGGGAATCGGTTTATTTGCTCGAACCGAAACCCATGCATGCAAGTCGTGCTTGAGAATCGTTACATTCGCCGCAATCCGCGCCTGGCCCTATCGAGTGTCGTTCACGACGTCTCTCCGCCGGCTGAGAATTCCCGACTATTTCCCCTCACGCGCGCCTGGACAACGTCGAATTTGCATGCCCGGCAATTTACCGCCGCCTGTGGCGTGACGATTTATCGCGGCGACGCATTGCCCGCGGAATATCGGGGAAATAGTTTCACCTGCGACCCGACTGCCAACCTCGTTCATCGCGACGTGCTGGAACTCCATGAAGTTGTATTCGATGCCAAACCGAATTCCAGCCAGGCCGATTTCCTGGCCTCTTCGGATGAGTGGTTTCGCCCAGTCGATCTGACGCATGGCCCGGATGGCGCACTGTACGTGATTGACATGTACCGAGCGGTGATTGAGCATCCTGGCTATATGCCCGACGAATTGAAAAATCGCCCGGAAAACACCTGGGGCAATGATCGCGGGCGGATCTATCGAATCGTTGCGGCCGATCATGGTCCCATTCAACCAAATCGACTCTTGCCCAAGCTCTCTTCAGCATCGCAAGACGAGTTGATCGCGCTTTTGGAACATCCGAGCAGTTGGCATCACGAAACAGCGGCGCGATTACTATTGGAACGAAACGATCCTTCGATGTGCGACAAGCTTCAACTCATGGTCTCTCAGGGGAAGTCGCCGCATGCTCGTCTACATGCGTTATGGCTGATGCAGGGTCTCGATCGGTTGACCCCCGAGTTGGTGCGCGCGGCCCTGGAGGACTGCGATCCGTGGGTGCGGTCGCATGCCGTGCGGTTGGCGGAACCCTGGCTCAACGCACACGCCGATTTACGTCGGCGCGTGCTGGCGTTGGCCCACGATGACGCTGCCCAGGTACGATTTCAAGTGGCGCTCAGCCTGGGCGAGATCTTACCACAAGCACAGACGGCCGAAGCCGCAGCGACTTTGGCCGAGATCGCCATCCGCGATGCGGACAATTCGTGGATCCGAACGGCCGTTGCCACGTCGATTGCCGAGTCTGCGCCAGCGGTGTTGCAGATCGTGCTGCAACGTGCGGTTGAACCCGACTGCCTGAGTCGTCCTGGCTTCTCCGATCTCGTATTGGAGCTTTCCCGCCTGGTAGGTGCCAACCAAAACATCGGTGAAATCGGCAGCGCGATTACCACCCTTGAGCCATTCCTCAAGTCTGCCGCCGATACGGATGCCTTTCTAGCCGCACGGCGCGACTTGGTATTCAAGTGCTTGATTGGTTTGGGCCAGGGTGCGGATCGTCGAGGTAAGTCGCTGGCCGTTTATCTGCCGCAATTGAGCGATCGTCAACAGCAATTGCTCCGAGAGGTTTTTGCCACGGCCGCGAAGGCGGCGCGGAATGTGCAATTGGATTCGAGCCGCCGCAAACTAGCCATTCAAGCCTTGCGATATGCAACGTTTCCCATCGCTGGCAAACTGCTGCCATCCCTGATCGCCGACGACCGCGATCAAACGATTCGAATCTTGGCGATCGAAACTCTCGGCGCGTTTGATGATCCTTCGATTGGCCCCACCTTGCTAGCCGGCTTTGTCCACGAGACTCAGGCGACGCGCCGTGCGATTCTCAACGCCATGCTTGAACAGCCTCAGCGAATTCGACGGCTGCTCGATGAACTTGAAGCAGAAGGAATCACGCCTGCGGACTTGCAACCCGATCAATGGCAACGATTGGCTACTCAAAGCGACGAGGAACTACGACATCGGTCCGAACGATTGCACGCTGCCGCAACCCCGATGGATCGGCAGCCGGTGATCGATCAATATCGCCGCGTGCTGACGATGCCCGCAGATTCCGAGCGAGGTAAGCAAGTGTTTGTGAAAAATTGCGCTACTTGCCATCGTGTGGCCGAACTAGGCGTCAATGTGGGGCCCGATATTTCCGACTCGCGAACGAGGCTGGCCGAACAATTCCTCGTGGACATTCTCGATCCCAATCGCGCTATCGACAACCGTTACTTTAGCTACTCGCTATCGCTCACCAGCGGACAAATCGTGACCGGCATCATCGCAGCCGAGACGGCTTCCTCCGTCACGCTCCGCGAGCCAGACGATAAGACGCGGACGGTGCTCCGAGAAGACATCGACACATTTCATTCCAACGGCATCTCGCTGATGCCCACCGGTCTCGAACAAGCAATTTCGCTTGAGCAGATGGCCGACTTGATTTCGTTCTTGAAAAACTGGCGCTATCTCGAAAAACAAACCGCGGCCGCGCCGGCAACGAACTAG
- a CDS encoding MFS transporter: MGSGSLRTTSETIEDGRGAGQLERRVPIGHDEFSTKMKHWTTRSSNVAQSMTWPHWRLVLLLMTICYLAHFNRQSMPVAGDLRIMETYGISPTQMGLVYSAFLATYTLFMIPGGWLIDRTGPKFALQLMCLGSAVFVVLTGLVGLGAATMAVALPSLIVVRGAMGLISAPLHPAAANAVSLGIPVLQRSAANGMVTGAALLGIASTYVVFGGMIDWLTWEVAFVAAGVATIVVGMLWTVFAPPRETPATADARSPAMRPSAARTAGFFRRNKNLILVTISYSAVGYFQYLFFYWMHYYFKDVLKLGDEQSRWYATIPPLAMACGMPLGGWLSDRIQSLFGWRAARGGMAASAMVASSVLLLLGVQARQPLWIVAWMSLALGVLGMLEGPFWVTAVEVGGNRGGLSAGIFNTGGNVGGIVAPLFTPWISIDLGYGWPAGLAVGSIVCLIGAALWFWIDAPRPIASALNFDAPLSPACFSRAEPIQANCFFSPTHVIPFTA; encoded by the coding sequence GTGGGATCGGGAAGCCTGCGCACCACAAGCGAGACGATTGAAGATGGTCGCGGAGCCGGACAGTTGGAACGACGGGTGCCGATCGGCCACGATGAATTTAGCACGAAGATGAAGCACTGGACCACGCGATCATCGAACGTCGCCCAAAGCATGACCTGGCCACACTGGCGGCTCGTGCTGCTGCTGATGACGATTTGTTATTTGGCTCATTTCAATCGTCAAAGCATGCCGGTCGCCGGGGATTTGCGGATCATGGAGACCTACGGTATCAGCCCGACGCAAATGGGGCTGGTCTATTCGGCCTTTCTGGCGACGTACACCTTGTTCATGATTCCAGGTGGCTGGTTGATCGACCGCACTGGCCCGAAGTTCGCGCTGCAGCTCATGTGCCTCGGTTCGGCGGTTTTTGTCGTCCTGACAGGATTGGTCGGCTTGGGGGCCGCAACGATGGCCGTCGCATTGCCGAGCCTGATCGTCGTGCGCGGCGCGATGGGGTTGATTAGCGCCCCGCTGCATCCAGCCGCGGCGAATGCCGTGTCGCTGGGCATCCCGGTGCTCCAACGCTCGGCCGCCAACGGCATGGTGACTGGCGCGGCACTATTAGGAATCGCCTCGACGTACGTCGTGTTTGGTGGAATGATCGATTGGCTGACCTGGGAAGTGGCATTCGTCGCCGCCGGCGTGGCAACGATCGTGGTCGGAATGCTGTGGACCGTGTTTGCACCGCCCAGGGAAACGCCAGCCACCGCAGACGCTCGTTCGCCCGCGATGCGGCCGTCGGCTGCTCGGACCGCGGGGTTTTTCCGCCGCAATAAGAACTTAATCTTGGTGACGATCAGCTATTCCGCGGTCGGCTACTTTCAGTATCTGTTCTTTTACTGGATGCACTATTACTTCAAAGACGTGTTGAAATTGGGTGATGAACAGAGCCGCTGGTATGCCACGATTCCACCGCTGGCGATGGCATGCGGCATGCCTCTGGGCGGTTGGCTTTCCGATCGAATTCAGTCGCTGTTTGGTTGGCGGGCGGCTCGGGGCGGCATGGCGGCAAGTGCGATGGTGGCCAGCTCGGTGCTGCTGTTGCTGGGGGTGCAAGCTCGGCAGCCGCTGTGGATCGTCGCTTGGATGTCGCTGGCGCTGGGTGTCTTGGGAATGCTCGAAGGTCCGTTTTGGGTCACGGCCGTCGAAGTCGGCGGCAACCGCGGCGGGCTGAGCGCAGGCATCTTCAACACGGGCGGAAATGTCGGCGGAATTGTCGCTCCGCTATTCACCCCCTGGATCAGCATCGATCTTGGATACGGGTGGCCCGCTGGTCTTGCCGTCGGCAGCATCGTATGCCTGATTGGCGCGGCGCTGTGGTTTTGGATCGACGCGCCGCGGCCGATCGCCTCTGCGCTGAACTTCGACGCGCCGCTATCCCCCGCTTGTTTTTCAAGGGCGGAACCGATACAAGCGAATTGCTTTTTTTCTCCAACCCATGTCATTCCTTTCACCGCCTGA
- a CDS encoding DUF1080 domain-containing protein: MLPFRTRRFYVTWGLLLIVACPRLASAAEPGTSERNASDQKIHLFNGKNLDGWYVFTEQTKFENPGVFQVVDGTIYAPGGNEETAYLGGLITRQSYKNYRLKLEYKWGERTYGHRQGKARDAGVLLHCFGPNGPGPWMNSFEFQIIEGGTGDLLVVKIDPRDGEDDRIALTCIGEIEKRAEAPYFKPGGEQYTFKNDGRLNWWGRDLKWQDVTGFRGREDLASPHGEWTTCEIVARGNSLEYYVNGKLANRAAGLSVSAGKIFLQTEGAELWYRNIELMPLNG; the protein is encoded by the coding sequence ATGCTTCCGTTTCGCACAAGAAGATTTTACGTCACTTGGGGCCTGCTGCTGATTGTGGCTTGCCCGCGGTTGGCCAGTGCCGCGGAGCCTGGCACCAGCGAACGTAACGCTAGCGACCAGAAAATCCACCTCTTTAATGGTAAGAATCTCGACGGTTGGTACGTGTTCACGGAGCAGACAAAGTTTGAAAATCCAGGCGTCTTTCAAGTCGTCGATGGCACGATTTACGCTCCCGGAGGCAATGAGGAGACTGCCTATCTGGGCGGCTTGATTACCCGGCAGTCATACAAGAACTATCGCTTGAAGCTGGAGTATAAGTGGGGCGAGAGAACCTATGGTCATCGTCAAGGAAAAGCCCGCGATGCCGGCGTCCTGCTCCATTGTTTCGGCCCAAACGGTCCCGGTCCGTGGATGAATTCCTTCGAGTTTCAAATCATCGAAGGAGGCACGGGAGATTTGCTGGTTGTCAAAATCGACCCTCGCGATGGCGAGGATGATCGAATCGCCCTGACCTGCATCGGCGAGATTGAGAAACGCGCCGAGGCTCCCTACTTCAAGCCCGGTGGGGAACAATACACGTTCAAGAACGATGGCCGGCTGAACTGGTGGGGCCGCGATTTGAAGTGGCAAGATGTCACCGGCTTTCGCGGCCGGGAAGATCTCGCCAGCCCGCATGGCGAGTGGACGACATGCGAAATCGTCGCGCGTGGAAACTCTCTGGAATACTACGTCAATGGAAAACTGGCCAACCGCGCTGCCGGTCTGAGCGTCTCGGCCGGAAAGATATTCTTGCAGACCGAAGGGGCTGAACTCTGGTACCGCAACATCGAACTCATGCCTTTGAACGGGTGA